Sequence from the Piscinibacter sp. HJYY11 genome:
GACCTCGGCAGCCTCTACTCGAACGTCTGGGCGCTGTGGATGATCCTGCCGCCCATGCTGTACTGGATCAGCCGCGTGTGGATGAAGGCCCACCGCGGCGAGTTGCACGACGACCCGGTGGTGTTTGCCGCCACCGACCGCCAGAGCTGGTGTGTCGCGCTCGTGCTGGCCGCCGTGCTCTGGGTCGCCACGCTGCACTGAACCACCACGAACAACCACGCCACCGCCCCATGTCCGCCTCTTCGACGCCCATCGCCTTTCCCGCCAATGATGGCGCGCTCGACGCGCGCAAGCTGGTGGCCATCCTCGGCCTGGCGTTGCTGTTGCGCATCGTGTGGGCGCTGCTCATCCCGGTGATTCCGCAGAGCGACGTGCTGGCCTACGACACCTTCGCGCGCACGCTGTACCACCACGGTGTGTTCGGGTGGACGAAGGACGAGCCGTTCGCCTTCTGGCCGCCCGGCACCTCGATCTTCTACGCGGGCATCTACAAGCTCTTCGGCCTTCACTACACCGGCGTCATCGTCGCCAACCTCGCCATCGCGGTGGGGCTCATCATCTGCTCGGCGCGCGTGATCGCGCGCTTCTTCGGGGCCCAGGCGGCGCTCTGGGCTGCGTTGCTGCTCGCGGTGTGGCCGACGCTCGTGACGCTGACCACGCTGCTGCTCAGCGAGCAGCTCTTCGTGCTTCTGGTGGTGGGCGCGCTCGACGCCTGGACCGCCCCGCGCCTGAACGTCTGGGCGCGCGCCGTCATCGCCGGCCTGCTGCTGGGCATGGCAACGCTCGTGCGGCCCTTCGCAGTGCTGGTGCCAGGCGTGTATGCGGTGGCCATGGTGCTGTCGTACGGATGGAACCGCGAGCGCGTGCGCGAGCAGTTGCTGCTGGCCGTGGTGTCCGGTGTGGTGCTGCTCATCACCGTCTCGCCGTGGACCTGGCGCAACTACCAGCTCTACGGCCACTTCGTGCTGGTCTCGACCAATGGCGGTGCGACCCTCTGGATGGGCAACGCGCCCGGCACCGATGGCCTCTTCATGCAGTTCCCAGAAGACGTCAAGGCGCTGAACGACTACGAGCGCGACAAGGTGCTGGGTGCGCTGGCCAAGCAGTACATCCTCGACGACCCGCTCGCCTTCGTGCAGAGAAGCTTCCTCAAGCTCGTGCGCTTGTACAACAACGAGTCCTGCGGCGTGCTGTGGAACATGTACGGCATCACCAAGACCTTCGGCGCCGATGCAGTGTTGTGGCTCAAGCGCTTCACGCAGCTGAGCTGGGCGTTCATCTTCGGGCTCTTTGCCATTGGCGCCGCGATGCTCGCGTACAGTCGCACCCACCGTCGCCTGCTGTTGTCGCCGCTGCCCTTGCTGATGCTTTTCTTCAGCACCGTGCACGCGGTGGTCGTCAGCGGCGAGCGGTATCACCTGGTCACCATGACATCAGTCGCAGCGCTCGGTGGCATTGCCATCGCGACGCTGCTGAAGCGCCAGCGGGCCTCGACGCCCGTCCTGGCTACGGAGGCTTCACGATGAGCGCGCAGCTAGGATCCACGTTCCCCGTCAAGACGCCGGCCGGCCTGGCCGAGCTGTCACGCAGCTACTACGCCGGCCAGCACTGGCGCTGGCGCCTGGTGCAGCCGCTCCGGCCCTACATCTGTCCGTTCGCCGAGGTGATCGACCTCGTGCCGCGCGACTCCCAGGTGCTCGATGTCGGTTGCGGCTCGGGCCTCTTCCTGCTGTTCCTGGCGAGCTTCGACAAGCTGCGCCGCGGCGTGGGCTTCGACGTGGCCGAAGACGCGATCGCCACCGCCAACGTCGCCCGTCAACGCCTCCACGATCCTGACCTGCTGCATTTCGCCGTGCGTTCGGTCGAGCAGGGCATCCCGCACGGCGACTGGACAGTGGTGTCGGCGATCGACGTCATCCACCACATCCCGCCGCCCCATCAGCCACAGTTCATCCGCGACCTCTGCGCGGCCACGCCCCCCGGCGCGCGCCTCATCATCAAGGACATGGTGACCCAGCCGCTGTGGCGCGCCACCGCCAACCGGCTGCACGACCTCGTGATGGCCAAGCAGTGGGTGCACCACGCGAGCCCGGAGCAGGTCGAGTCATGGGTCACCGACCCCGGCATGTCCTGTGTGCACCGCAGCCGCCGCGACATGCTCTGGTACGGGCACTGGACGCTCGTCTTCCAGCGCAAGGCCGACGCCTAGGCGTCTTCGGTAGATCGCTCCGCCAGCGCCTCGTCGAGCAGGCGCATGCCCTCGCTCCAGGCCTGCACCGTCGGGGCCAGCGTGGCGGCCGCATCGAAGCTTCGCCGCGCACTCACCACGCGTGCGAGCTTGAGGATCAAGGCCTTGTTGTCGTTCGCGATCTGCTCGAAGTGCTCCGCCGCGCCAGTCCAGGCGGCGCCCCCTGAGGGATCGACCCAGCGCAGGCAGGCGGCCGCCAGC
This genomic interval carries:
- a CDS encoding glycosyltransferase family 39 protein, whose product is MSASSTPIAFPANDGALDARKLVAILGLALLLRIVWALLIPVIPQSDVLAYDTFARTLYHHGVFGWTKDEPFAFWPPGTSIFYAGIYKLFGLHYTGVIVANLAIAVGLIICSARVIARFFGAQAALWAALLLAVWPTLVTLTTLLLSEQLFVLLVVGALDAWTAPRLNVWARAVIAGLLLGMATLVRPFAVLVPGVYAVAMVLSYGWNRERVREQLLLAVVSGVVLLITVSPWTWRNYQLYGHFVLVSTNGGATLWMGNAPGTDGLFMQFPEDVKALNDYERDKVLGALAKQYILDDPLAFVQRSFLKLVRLYNNESCGVLWNMYGITKTFGADAVLWLKRFTQLSWAFIFGLFAIGAAMLAYSRTHRRLLLSPLPLLMLFFSTVHAVVVSGERYHLVTMTSVAALGGIAIATLLKRQRASTPVLATEASR
- a CDS encoding bifunctional 2-polyprenyl-6-hydroxyphenol methylase/3-demethylubiquinol 3-O-methyltransferase UbiG encodes the protein MSAQLGSTFPVKTPAGLAELSRSYYAGQHWRWRLVQPLRPYICPFAEVIDLVPRDSQVLDVGCGSGLFLLFLASFDKLRRGVGFDVAEDAIATANVARQRLHDPDLLHFAVRSVEQGIPHGDWTVVSAIDVIHHIPPPHQPQFIRDLCAATPPGARLIIKDMVTQPLWRATANRLHDLVMAKQWVHHASPEQVESWVTDPGMSCVHRSRRDMLWYGHWTLVFQRKADA